TGTGGAGTCAGGGAATGGTTTCAATGGCAATTGCAATAAAGCAGTCATTACCTCTTTTGGGTTGCAGAAATAAGTTGGCCATTTAGATAGGTAGTTTTAGTACAATATTTGAAAACAGAAGTAGACTTTGATTTTGAAAAATTCTGTTTGTCTTAAGAAATAACTTACTAATAAATTCCGTTTAATTCAGATGGTGCATTCTGACTAGTCATTAGTAATTGGAAAGTCCCCAGTTTGGGAATCACAGTGGGTGCTCTTGAAGTTCTTGAGGTTGTATATGTTGCTGTTCATCTTTCTGATTCAGTTTGGTCCTGTCTTCCCCCTCCCAACTTTCCATTCTCCTGGCACTTGATAAATTGATTGGGAGAGTTGAAACAATCCATCCAAAAAGTCAGTAACTCACTGCtcagcacaagtcctgtgaaaCTGCCTCTTATGTAGCTGGGCAAGAGCCAGTGCTGAGAAGAATGGAATAGGGAAAGGAAATGAAGAGGATGACAGaaggtggcagcagcactgaaacaGAGCAACTAAACTTAAACTATTACTTTAGTGTGGTCAAACTGAAGTGGGAACTCTGCTTCCACATTGTCCTGGTTTATGGCAGATTTGGGAGAACAATCCTAAAGGGGTTCTTTTAGAAAGTAAATTTAAGCAGCCCCTCCCCCAACTGGTTTGGGAaaagatttccttggagaaaagtggaaaaaacctgtttatttaacaggcaaagcatttaccagcacaaaaaaaccccaccctgtATTTAACAATAAAAGCTCTCGCTGCTCTGAAGAGGTGACTAACTCAAagtcccctccctgggctgcagttCGGCTCACTCAGTGTGTTATCatccctccagtgctggaaatgccGTGGCTCAGGCCCAGCCTGGTGGGCCAcagatgtgagctgctggtACTCTTCTGGGCTTTCAGTCCAGATCAGGTTTAAaccattcaaaaaaaaaaaaataaaaaccacagtccagggaacttctctgccttaGCTAGCTAAAAGCAAAGTGCTCTCCTGCcgtctgtctgtgctgcagacagCACTGTTCAGGAGAAGGATGTGGgggagtgagtgcagtttctgataacaaactgcgcgcttcttctctctctccctttgctCTTGGAACCACttttaaaggtgcaaaacttatttctggCCTAAACAGACAAATGGGGATAGAAGCATTATGAAGTCACCTCAGGACACACATAAAGGATCAGCTGCTGTAAATTATGCAAGAGCCCTTGAGACCTTACTTTAGAAGTGTTGTTTCCATGTTTGTCCTTGGAGAATGGCAGAGAAACAGCAAGAATTGCAAAAGCAAATGCAACAGCCTCTCCCCACCTTGCCATAAAAAGCACATTAATTGAATGCAGTTCCTACTGGATTAATGGAATCAGTGCTATAGTCTTATCTGTGAAAGTGATCAGACTTCCTTCTTAATGCCAAAAAAAGGAACATTCTTAGGGCATCGAGGTAAAGTCAGGATACAGATGCAAGAGAAATACCAGATGGTTTGTACTAATGCACATGAAAGTGTCTGCCTTTGTGAAACATGGCAAATTCTCTTAGTCTGTCCATCTTAGTGAGGCCTCTCCTGGGTGAGGCTGGATGGTGCTTCAAGGACACAACAGCCAATTTAACAGCTTATATTGCATTAGGTTTGGTATTGTCTTATCATGCAGCACTGCTTGCTAGAATAATCTCTTACTGCCAGTTCAGCTCAGCTATGCTGCCTAGAGAAAGCAGTATGATCATGGCTGGTGTGGCTGGCCATTCACTCAGCTGATGTAGGCAGCTTCTGCAATCTAATAAGCAGTCTCAGCAGTGTTGACTACAAGTAAAGAAATAGGCACTATGAAGAGCAGAAAAACTGTCAACTCCATTTGGGGACGAATGCTAATTCAGTCTTGCTTGCCTCTGAAAGATGCAAAGGGATTAGGTCCTCAGGATTTTAATGCTGGGTTTTTTCAGCAAGCCTAACTAGCAAGCTTAGGATGGAGTGCCTCTAATAAAGCTGGTTACCTCAAACCCTGTGGAACCCATGGAGGCTGCCTCCAGTAAAGAAAATCATTGGTGATTTCCACTAACACTTGCAGGTGACTTCCAGAACTAGAATTACAGGCTTCCCTTGGAGTTGCTTTAAGTGATAAACTGTTAAAGAGGCTGCATTGATCTCATTTTTACACTGCTGAACTATGAAATAGTGTATCTCACAGATGTCTTTGAATCCACTTGTGAATTTTCAATGGTGCTTTAAGAACTCTGTAATTTTCTGCTTCTTGAGGTTTTTGCATTCAGATAGTTTAGATCTACTTAAAGAGATGAAATCTTGAACTTGTATTCCTCTTATCTGAAGCAGGCTCTGTTCCAGATGGCTGGAGGTTGGAGGAATTCCTTAAATTtaattctgtttgttttttctcagggaactctctgttggtcgtGGCTCTACAGCACCAGTGGGTGGTGGAGCTTTCCCCAAAATTCATTCAGTTGAACCTTGGGATGGCAAAGATGGTGAGGTAAGAGATACTCCATTTCTGAGAGTGCTCAGCAATAGTGTTCAGAAGTAACTAACAGCTGTCAGTGTGAAAGTTCCTGTTCTAACAAGATTGTGGCAAGTTGTGTTGGTGGTTTCCCCTTATCTTAATCCTGCCAGCAGACCAAATGGTACATTGATCATCTGACATTGCAGCCCAGATGTTCCTCCTGCTGTTAGGATGTGATCTGAAAGCTGGATCACTTGAGGCAGAAATGTATTACCACTGCTGACTAAGGGAGGTGGTAGTGCATGCATTCAACACCCCCAGTGTTGTGGAGTTCTGAATATGCTGACCTTGCCATCAAGGTTTTAATGCCAGAAAGCTTTAGGTAAAGCCTGTGTAATAAATAACATGGTGACCAAGTCTGCCTTCTTAAGGTTCAACATTGGTGTAAAAACTGAAGTTACTGCAGCCTTTGATCTACTCCAGATAGATAAAAACACAGAATAGGGTAGTAGTTTTGTTACATTGTTTATTTGTATAGCCTTCATCTGGAGTGTTTTGATTAGTGAAAAACCAACCTCCTAGTCTAAACTCTGATCACTTGTCCTGTGCTTAGTGCACTTGGGAGTTTTGTGAATGAAAGAGATGACAGGAGAGAGCTTTACTCTCAGGATGAAGTAAGAATCTTTCCAACTCAGGGATCTCCTGGCACTTCTAAACATGTACTCAAAACCTTCCCTTTTTAACAGCTTCCAGTTGAAGATGACATTGATCTCAGTGATGTGGATCTGGATGACTTGGGTAAAGATGAGCTGTGAGATCTTCAGGAAACAACTTTTCTTGGGAGAGCCTGTGCAGCAGTTTGCAGCCTGGATCACAATCAGACAGATATTTCAGTGGCCTTTTTCTGGAGAAGTAGCACATGACACACTGTGCTAGTGGATGCACTGCAGCAGTGGACTGTACGCATCTCAAGAAAACATTGCAGAAATTCTATGAATTGTCATAACCAGTAAACTTGATTGTATTGTGTAACAAATATTTTGAGGACAACATGGATATTTCTTTGGAACATcttgagttttattttgttgatAATGTGCTGTTTGAGTGTTACTGGAGGCTGTTAGTGTAACCAATTttaactgtaatttttttcatggaGGTGGAAACTGCTCAGCTTCTGTTTCaattaaagaataaaatattttttgacaCACAGTGTTAGTCTTGTATAGAGTAAGAAAGGTGCACATAGTACAAGCAGTCCCATTTTGGATGACTCTTCAAAGTGAACTTTAGAATAGAGGTTTGTGCAGAGGGGAGTCCTAAACCACCTCCTTGCTGTGAGATCTTGACAGTTTGGCTAAAAAGCTTGATAAGATGGACAATCTTAGTTTAAATGCTCTTCAGTCttccttttcctgttccttCTCAGGggctttctctttctttgtgcCAGGCTTCATAAGATCATTATAACAATGGAAGTGGGGTTGCTGCTGCAATGAGAGATGCTGGGAGCTGTCAGTCTTTTCCCCTGGATTAGTGATGAAGCTAATCTCTGGTTTAGGGCATAAGGATTTCCAGGTGCTAACAGACAACCACCCTGGTGCTGTCTCCAGCAAATAAAGTAATATTTCTTCACTTCCCATCTGGCATTGTTTTGATCTGAAATTGCTATTTCCTTTGGAAGGGGAATCAGGACTGTGAATAGGGATgtttactgctgcttttttaataaaaataccaTCATTATATTGCTCTCTATGTCTTGTATATTGGTGTGTAGTGAAGTGACCCTGATGTGATCAGCTTGTTTATAAATAAGGAATGAAAGAGCTGAAAGATTCCCCTTCTTTCAAGGAAATAACATAACGTGGATATTTGTCATCTGGTGTCTGTAAGAGATTGCCCGTAGTTCATCCTCATAAAAGGCAGTGTCGGAACCATGGGCAGCCAGCAGTAACTGCTGATGCTGTGCAGGACATGTGCTCCAACTCTTAACTCATCCCAGCAGATGAGCTGTAACAGAACTGTTCTAACTGAAATATCTTTGCAAAAACTAAACTCATGAGTACTTGGGACTGTAAGTCATATTATGATAAGTTCCACAGCACTTTCCTCTGGGGCTTTTGGGTTTTGTTAAATTAAAGGAACTTTGGGCTTTGCTCTGATGCTTTCTACTTTttctgtttggatttttttaagtttGCTTTGTTAGAAAAAGAGGACTGTATACACCTAGTAGATCCGTTAGCCACCAtactttttaatttgttttatttcaagTCCAGTAGATATTCCATCTTTGTAATTTACCAAAAAATAAATACTACCATAGTACCTCTGCCTCTGAAATATGTTTTTGTAAAACTATGAATAAGAGATAACTTTTACTGTAGTCACTAAAAATTACTAGAAGTGGTAGGAAGCTCATCCTGCTACAGTAGTTGCATTTTAATTTGACTTTCAGCAGCTAAAGATTGTTTTACAGTAACATGACAGTCTTGAAACTTAATAGATGAAGCTTGAGCAATTCTTCTTTAACTGCAGTCAAGAAGACTGAGGTCAATCTTGAAATAGACATAAGGATAGTATTCTTGATTGTTCAGTTGTAACCCAGGGATGTCCACGCCAGGCTGCAAAAGGAAATAACCACTTTAGTACCAGTAAACCTGCGCAGTTCCAAGCTCCAGGGGATTGCTTTTGTGCTCCTTTCCCACAGGTGCAATGGAGCTTTGTATGTGCCATGCTTAAGGTGGGGAATTCACTGAGAATCTGCTCTGCTTCTTGTTTCAGGCTGCCTAATGTAATTAGCATTGAGTATTCATGCCTGTGCTGTTATGAACTTGTAGCATTTTTGCGTGCTTCAGCTCACAGCAACTCATCTCTGTGTTCCCATCCTGCAATGGGACCCATGCTTGCTGGTTTTAGGCTGTTTTGAAGGCCTGCAACCTCATTTATTGCTTAAGCCTAAATTGTTTCGAATTGTAATTCAACATACGGGGAAGGAGAAAGCAAGTACTGCTGCTTTTTGAAGGCCTTGTTATTTATAAATGACAGCCTTTTACAGAGGACAGAGGTGTGACAGTCCTAGGTTTTAGTTCCAAATTAATGTTTCTTGCTTGTGTCGATCTGAATGTTTATAGTAGATTTTAAGCTTTTTATGTAGATGAACAGCCATAATTGAGCAGACCTGTTTTGTACTGGTAGCTGTAAACATCAGATGCTTCAAGATGCAAGCAATCTCTCTGCATCATAATCTGAGCCTACCCTAATCCAGTCTGTAACCAGCTGGGATTAGAGCTGCATCCAAGACTCCTGTCATGGCAAGATGTGAGCAGATGCATGCTCTAACCCCATTACAGTGGAAGTGTTCATTCAGCTAAGCTGAGAGAAGCTACAGCATGTGCACCTGCGGTCCAAGTACATACATCCATTATACTTGCTGCTGCAACTTCATCCAGGTGTTTGAAGACCACGTTCAGGACGTCTCTCAGGCGCTTCACAGACTTcctgtttggctgcagcagcattgCTTGGAAATTCACAGGGAGGCCATACCTTGGAACACAACATACCTGATCACCTGCTGGGAAGGGCCACAGCCGTCTGCTCGTgcccttctccctcctcagcCTCCAGGCATGCCCACTGGTTGTGTGTTGCAGAAACAACACTGCCTCCTTATTGGAAagccttttctttttgaagCCAAAAGTCAACTAAACAGTGCCTTTCtgttttccccttccctgtAAGTACCCCCAAAAAATCGTTTTTCACCAGATATGTATGTCACCTTTTTTGTGGATGTCTATATTGTCTGCTGTGAGCTTCTGGAATGGAGTGTGTAAGGCACACACCTCGAGCAAGACAAAAAAGGTGAGTAAGGGCTCTTCCCACAAAGGACCTGGACCAGGAAGAGAGCTGTACATTTTGACTTGCCCAGGAATCTCTGCCTGCACTGTGTGTGTACTCACCTGAGGACAGATTCAACAAAAACTCTCAAGGCTTTCACGTGAATCCAAGCCACAAATGCTTCACTGAAGTTCACCTTCAGCCAGCGCAGTaaggggccctgtgagaccagaACAGTGCTGTGATCCCCTCGCTGAGTGAAGCAGTTCCATAGCTAGCACTGCCACTGAGGCCATCATGGACTGCTGGGATACCTCCCAGGCAGCCTGATAGTAGCTCCCAGTCTATCAGAAACTCAAGTGACCTTGGCCAAatcattatttttcttaattatgataattttattattatcattatataTGCCTCAGTTTTATGGGCTAAATGAGCTCACCAGAGACAGTTGGAACCATAAAGCCATTTCTGAGAGAGGTGTTTAGGCACCCTGGTAGCAAAGGCTGCCACTATGTGGGCCACCAACTCATAAGGTGCTACTTACATATTGTTGCTTCTTGTCAGAAGCTAATTTCATCAGCTCTTCCTTTTCACATTTCAGTTCCTTCTCATCATAATAAAATTCTCGAACCATGAACCTACAATTGAATGACATTTGCTCTCACAAGCCTTAGTCCAGGCAAactcatttcttttttccaaggAGAAGCAAGTATGGGAAGTTGCTAGCCATTTAAGCCATTTAACAAGTTAAAGTATGGGGAGGGTAGGAGCTGAAATCACCCCCAGAAAGCCAGCAGAATGAGAGCAGAAAGGCCAATTCCAGGATCTGTAACTTGGAGCTTAAAGAAAAGGATCACTCATTCTGCTACCACAGCTCCTTCCCACCTTGCCTTCTCAATGGCTTTAGGACCAACAGAAACACAAGCAGTCAAGAAGTCCTAAAACCAGTGATGGATTCAGcatcctgcacacacagcaagCCTCACCCGATCCTCATCTCTTGCtagcctgccctgcccagcagtcAGGGCTTCTTACCTGTTCTCCCTGGCTTTAGCCTTAAAGTCATCCATCACTTTTCTAAATAGGGTCACAGTGAAGAGTCCTCCCTCTGCATCCTCAGCAATCATTCTGTGGGAGGGAAATCCACTGCTGTGATTTGACATGGCAAATCCCTCATGCCTTTTTTACCTACCTCATCTTCCTCTTTTGCAATTCTTTCTATTTTCGTTTATGATACTGAACAACACCCTGCTTTTTCAAAACTGCTGTGACAGAAATAGGAAACAACAACTCTACTTGCACTGGCTACTCTATCTCAATGTAAAACTCAATTGGTTTAGTTCTTGAGCCCACTGAATACACACATATTCTGTCTGCctgatttttctgtgtttcctgGTAACATTGCCCCAGCTTTACATGCACTTGTGTTTTCGTCACAGGCAGTAGACAAGACAGCTTGTTTCTTTCTCTATGCTTTCCACCTTCTGCATTTCAGGTAATACCATGGTCAGCTTTTGTGCCCTGGACTGGATCTCATAGTCTGCATGAGCTATGTAATGGAATATTTAAGTCCtaggaaagatttttttacCCAAGGTGAAAGAATGAATTAATATGGCTTTTGCTAGTTCAAATGACAGTATGCTGAATTATTCTATGCTACAACAGGAAGCaattaaaaatgcatatttagTGTTTCATCTTTTTATAAAGTACTTTCCATAAAGCTCTATATGATTGCATATGTCTGAACTATACCTCAATTAATGTAATAAATTGCCTGTTTTACACAAAAAGAAGCAACAGTCTggttgaaaataaaaacaaatagaTTACAGGAAAAGAGAAGCTAATTGTAAAAAAACCTgacctttctttctttcatctGTACTTTCCTTCAACAAACTAATTTCTATTTGAATTGCAAATATATTAATGTGGAGCCTATGCATTTAGACTAGTGATTTCCTCTAGGATCCACCAGTTTGAAGGACTGAAACAAGACAGGGATCTCAGAAACAAACACAGAGCTTAATTTGGAATTTCACTTACTTGGTGGAGCGAGGTACTACCATATCTGAGAGTGATTCATAGGTCTTCTGCCACTGTACATAGCTTGACCTTTGAGCAACACAAAACAAAGCACAGTAAATAAATACTATATACTGGAAAGCAAATGTTGATATATGTAGTTAATTATGCTAATAACTTAGGGTAGAAGGGTTGAACTCTTTGTGCTTGGTTATATCATTAAAATGCATTAAGCCTATCCTTTCCTCTCCTAGTCACCAGCTGAGGAGATGCTTCCCTCAATACTACAGGCTGTCTTCGCTTTGGATCTTGGCTTCAGGAAGGGTCAGTATCAGGAAATTGATGGTGGGAAGAACGTGGCATATACTTCCAGGCTGCCACACAGTGTCCCATGCTCCAGGACCCCTGCACAAGCTGCTCTGGTCCATGGGTAGGTGTGCTACATCTGCTATGTGCAATCCCAGAGCTGATCTGGTGCTAGACTGCACTCATGGTGAATGCCAGCCCTGTGAGAAAGGAACAAGGGTATGGCAGGAGTTTGCAAAGAGAGAAGACAGAAGAGGGATGGTGCTGtatgtgtgtgctgggacagggctATATGGAGAGGAAAAGTTTTGTGTAGGGCTCTGAGGAGAACCTGGTGTAACTTCCCTATTGTCAGCAGTCATCCTATGTATGACCACTTACAAGAGTACAGCCAGCAGAGAGAGATTGTGAGTTGAACAGGTCTAATTCCTTTTAGAGACTGGCTAGGCTGCAGTCAAAATCTGGTTTTCTTTTAGCTCATACTATTCCTATCAGGAGACTGAGAACCCACTTGTAACCATGAAGAACCCTCAGGCCAATTGTCCTGCTCCAGCTTTGGCACAGTCTTTATCTCCCTCTTTTGTGCTAGCACCACTCTTGGcagaaattgttttttcttctttgctacGGGCTCCacctgtgtcccagcagggcAGTCAGGAGCTGCCCCAACCTGACGAGATGTCACCTGGTTGTGGTGCTTAGGCCTGGGACTCAGTGCCACCCACTGCTGCCTTACTTTGGCACCACGACGAGCAGCGTGATAAGATACTCAGAGTTGAGAACAAAGTCTTCTTTGTGCACAATGTCTGCCAGGGTCCGGGTCAGAAGATTTCCCCTACGGTGAAGAAGACAAAGTAAAAATAACAGTAGCAGGAACTCAGCAGTGCAACATTGGGGGCATTGTGCTGTGGGTGGAGATGCTAATCTATACTGGGGTAGAAGAAGGTCCAGAAAGAGGTGGCTAAAGGACACAGCTACACTTCTTAAATAGCTGTTCTGTTATTTTTACTCTAACTAAAAGACTCAAAAAGTAACTAATACTAAAGGACACAATATTGGTGACTAGAGAAGGCCAGTTTATGTCCTTTATGTAAAACACACCATTCTGCTGCTATTGTTTTTACAGTAAGGGTGTAAATACTTGGGAAGTGCACATCTGCTCCCAGTCATCACCGCATCTTGTGGGAAGCACCTGCTCTCTCAGGAAGCCTGTTGAGCTGCTTGTGTGactgtgctgcaggcagagtgAAACATGTATGTACAGACCTAAGTTATCACAGCAACCTGGCATTCCTGGACTGCTGTGGACCAGCAGGCTGAGACACTCCTGCTGAACAGCAGCGAGAGCAGCAGTCTCATGCACAGGTGGCACCTGCAGGAGGTCTCCACACACTAAGCCCACCTGATCACATTAATTCCTAGGACATGTAGATAGCCAGGGCTGGCTGTATGTGGCTGGAAAGCACTAGGTGTGAAAAGGAGATGCCCTCCCTGTCACTGGGCAGGAGTGAAGAAGGACCTAAATTATTAGTTTTGGGTTTGAGGTTCCCTGGGCCAGTCTAAATATTAACTAACTGGCTGGTAACTTATTCAATGTTTGTTCAACCCAAGCTATCTAGCACTGGTGGACACCAGAGTTGACAGCATTTAAAGATGGAGGAATGATGACAAGGAGAATTGTCCCTGGCCATCAGGTCTCCATTCTTCTCCCTCTGCACATTGGTGGAGCCCCGGCCAGCAGGCAGCcacctgtgccctgtgcccaatCCTGAGTAGGAACAATAGTATAAAGGAGCATGTGTTGGGTGAGGGCTTGCACAGCATCATCTAACTTGTTTTAAATTTACTACTTACTGGATTTTACCATTCTCCCTAGTAATATCCTAGAAAAATACCCAGGTGTCACCACTAACATAGGCAAAGACCATAAGCAGATGAAGACAGGAGAGAAAACATTTGGGAAGCCTGAACAGTGCATTACCTGAagcaacagaaggaaaaaaagaaaacaaaaatataagtGGGATGCAAATGAGGTGCAGGATCAAGAAAGACAGAGCTGTTTCCTTTGGAGCTTTGCAAATGCTGTTCAGAATATCAGGCACAGCTCCATGTGGCAAAGGAATCCACCAGTTGACACAGCTCATCTAATTTCTGACTCCCTGAAGTCCCATCAGAGCAAAACAGTTGACTTTTCCCAAGACTGCCTGCTCACAATGTCAATAAAATCCTATTAGGAACTTCAGTCTCCCTGAGCTAATTTTGAGATATGCTGACCACACCAGCTACCACCTGTTCTCATTGGATCTCTAAATGCTCAGCATGTTCTAAAGCTGGAAAAGTTGTTCCCACCAGAACACAGCAATGGGTGTGAGCACATACTGTCCACGTTTCGGCCAGCAACAGCATCCCCAGTGCAAAATACTTACatcgttttcttctccaggctttGCAAATTTCCTTTAATGTTGTTGTACGCAGCTGATCGAGTCTTCAGGTCTGCTTCTATTTGAGTCACTTGCTAAAGCAAAGTGAAAAAAGGGAGTCAATGCAGTGCTTGAGGGCTTGCTCTCCCCTCTGTCCCACAACTACCACCTTaacacagagacacagctgccagctctcctaAAACCACCAGCCTGTGGCCAAGAGAGAGCCAGGGTCAGAGCTCCCCTGGCGCAAAGGCCTCTGCAGAAAGTGGGGTTCggtcagctgctgctgtgctagAGCTGTACCTAAGGGGCAAGTTCatggttttatttgtttacCTACATTGAACAACAACACATCATGCCTTTCTGAATGAAGTGACAGTGTAAATAATTCATTCAGCCTGAAGGCTTTTGATTTAATATCAGACTAACAATTTCATGAAAAACACCTCTGAAGTGGAGAATAATATGGCagtatatgaaaaaaaaaaaaaagaaaa
This sequence is a window from Zonotrichia albicollis isolate bZonAlb1 chromosome 3, bZonAlb1.hap1, whole genome shotgun sequence. Protein-coding genes within it:
- the ATP6V1C2 gene encoding V-type proton ATPase subunit C 2 isoform X2, encoding MSEFWLISAPGDKTNLQAWERMNTVTSKSNLSSNSKFHIPDLKVGTLDALVGLSDELGKLDTFAESVIKKIAQYIGEVMEDSKDKVQENLLANGGLKDKMKCLQIDLISYLTRFEWDMAKYPIKQPLKNISEALSKQVTQIEADLKTRSAAYNNIKGNLQSLEKKTMGNLLTRTLADIVHKEDFVLNSEYLITLLVVVPKSSYVQWQKTYESLSDMVVPRSTKMIAEDAEGGLFTVTLFRKVMDDFKAKARENRFMVREFYYDEKELKCEKEELMKLASDKKQQYGPLLRWLKVNFSEAFVAWIHVKALRVFVESVLRYGLPVNFQAMLLQPNRKSVKRLRDVLNVVFKHLDEVAAASIMDPGVDIPGLQLNNQEYYPYVYFKIDLSLLDCS
- the ATP6V1C2 gene encoding V-type proton ATPase subunit C 2 isoform X1, producing the protein MSEFWLISAPGDKTNLQAWERMNTVTSKSNLSSNSKFHIPDLKVGTLDALVGLSDELGKLDTFAESVIKKIAQYIGEVMEDSKDKVQENLLANGVDLISYLTRFEWDMAKYPIKQPLKNISEALSKQVTQIEADLKTRSAAYNNIKGNLQSLEKKTMGNLLTRTLADIVHKEDFVLNSEYLITLLVVVPKSSYVQWQKTYESLSDMVVPRSTKMIAEDAEGGLFTVTLFRKVMDDFKAKARENRFMVREFYYDEKELKCEKEELMKLASDKKQQYGPLLRWLKVNFSEAFVAWIHVKALRVFVESVLRYGLPVNFQAMLLQPNRKSVKRLRDVLNVVFKHLDEVAAASIMDPGVDIPGLQLNNQEYYPYVYFKIDLSLLDCS